One segment of Erigeron canadensis isolate Cc75 chromosome 2, C_canadensis_v1, whole genome shotgun sequence DNA contains the following:
- the LOC122589477 gene encoding succinate dehydrogenase assembly factor 4, mitochondrial, translated as MSNLRRLISSPSPAPPAATIISTVVRSSNTLSRLISTSTENIQTDKNEEDQMKQAVADDDHESKQEVEDEDEPDINKETGEIGGPRGPEPTRFGDWERNGRCSDF; from the coding sequence ATGTCTAACCTGCGCCGCCTAATCTCATCACCGTCACCGGCACCGCCGGCGGCAACAATCATCTCCACCGTCGTCCGATCGTCGAACACTTTAAGCCGATTAATTTCTACTTCAACTGAAAACATTCAAACCGACAAAAACGAAGAAGATCAGATGAAACAAGCAGTTgcagatgatgatcatgaaagCAAACaagaagttgaagatgaagatgaaccTGATATCAATAAAGAAACCGGTGAAATCGGAGGTCCACGTGGCCCCGAACCTACTCGATTTGGTGATTGGGAACGTAACGGCCGTTGCTCTGATTTTTAA